A window of the Elusimicrobiaceae bacterium genome harbors these coding sequences:
- a CDS encoding C1 family peptidase, with product MKLNKILVVSSALVFALLGSGSVFAADESLKGDPQARVDAINSAIAAKGAKWVAGRTEMAEMPVQDQENMFGLSFEPLNIGAAPLPMGRAVLPESLDWRANNGNFVTEPRNQGRCGSCWAFSMTGALESYSLRTKNTPNRELDLSEQVMVSCSGSGSCKGGRLNADYIKTTGLPPESYYPYTQTDGSCSNVKPGWESETYKIGRWGSVTQSVNAIKTALNKYGPLPTGYLVYEDFLNYKSGIYTYTTGERKGGHAVLIVGYNDAEKYFIVKNSWGPSWGENGFFRIAYSEMENEVMFGMSTIAYYNPVQRAK from the coding sequence ATGAAACTGAACAAGATTCTTGTGGTCAGCTCGGCACTTGTATTTGCTTTGCTGGGAAGCGGGAGTGTGTTTGCGGCGGATGAAAGCCTTAAAGGCGATCCGCAGGCGCGGGTAGATGCAATTAACTCGGCGATAGCGGCAAAAGGCGCGAAATGGGTTGCGGGCCGGACGGAAATGGCGGAAATGCCTGTGCAGGATCAGGAGAATATGTTCGGGCTAAGTTTCGAGCCTTTAAACATTGGCGCGGCTCCGCTGCCAATGGGCCGTGCTGTACTGCCTGAAAGTCTGGACTGGCGTGCCAATAATGGTAATTTTGTTACGGAACCGCGCAATCAGGGTCGGTGCGGCTCCTGCTGGGCGTTTTCAATGACCGGGGCGCTCGAGTCTTATTCTTTGAGAACCAAAAACACTCCGAACCGGGAGCTGGATTTATCCGAGCAGGTAATGGTTTCATGCAGCGGTAGCGGTTCCTGCAAAGGCGGCCGGCTGAATGCCGATTATATCAAGACAACCGGGCTTCCGCCGGAAAGCTACTATCCTTATACCCAGACTGACGGGTCCTGCTCGAACGTAAAACCGGGCTGGGAAAGCGAGACCTACAAAATTGGCAGATGGGGTTCTGTGACGCAGTCCGTAAACGCGATCAAGACTGCGCTGAACAAGTACGGTCCGCTCCCGACCGGCTATCTGGTTTATGAGGATTTTCTGAACTACAAATCCGGCATTTATACTTATACGACGGGCGAACGCAAAGGCGGGCATGCCGTTCTGATAGTCGGATACAATGATGCGGAGAAATATTTTATCGTGAAAAACAGCTGGGGTCCGAGCTGGGGCGAGAATGGTTTTTTCCGGATCGCCTATTCGGAAATGGAGAACGAAGTTATGTTCGGGATGAGCACAATAGCATATTACAATCCCGTTCAGCGCGCAAAATAA